A portion of the Micromonospora vinacea genome contains these proteins:
- the yajC gene encoding preprotein translocase subunit YajC, translated as MGRSVTVHYAAAGGGAGGFTPILMIALLFGVMYFMMIRPQQKRRKEAESMQSNLGPGDEVVTIGGLYGTVTGIEDDTVLIEVAPGVQTRYARPAIARVVTRAELPSEPVTEDADTVKE; from the coding sequence ATGGGAAGGTCAGTAACCGTGCATTACGCAGCAGCGGGTGGCGGGGCCGGCGGTTTCACGCCGATCCTGATGATCGCCCTGCTCTTCGGTGTCATGTACTTCATGATGATCCGGCCCCAGCAGAAGCGCCGCAAAGAGGCGGAGTCGATGCAGTCCAACCTCGGTCCCGGCGACGAGGTCGTGACCATCGGTGGGCTCTACGGCACGGTCACCGGCATCGAGGACGACACTGTCCTGATCGAGGTCGCACCGGGCGTGCAGACCCGCTACGCCCGCCCGGCCATCGCGCGGGTGGTCACCCGCGCGGAACTGCCGAGCGAGCCGGTCACCGAGGACGCGGACACCGTCAAGGAGTGA
- the secF gene encoding protein translocase subunit SecF — protein MAENGLASRLYNGEAGLNIVGRRKLWFGVAGVLVLIAILSFSIRGFSLGIEFAGGNSFQVPASVGTLDDAEREVNSALAAENTGVTVATSQKVGGPGGDSYELRTPQLTAEQATAVKAQIAEDLGISADQISDNQVSEAWGSQVTERAVLGLVIFIALVMVYLILRFEWRMAVAAVASLITNLILTAGIYSLVGFEVTPSTIIGFLTILGFALYDVVVVFDKVQENTRGITANNNQTYGEASNLAINQSLMRSLNTSVVALLPVGGLLFIGAGLLGAGTLKDLGLVLFVGMAVAFLTSILVATPLLALLKNYDPRIQAHNKRVLTRRGAVSRGEVPGKGAASPVAQADATDEPVDPDAAALAGAAPKVGARPAGKRPTGARGGRPGGGGNRPGGAKRR, from the coding sequence ATGGCTGAAAACGGTCTGGCGAGCCGCCTCTACAACGGCGAGGCCGGTCTCAACATCGTCGGCCGGCGCAAGCTCTGGTTCGGCGTCGCCGGGGTCCTGGTCCTGATCGCGATCCTCAGCTTCTCGATCCGTGGGTTCAGCCTGGGCATCGAGTTCGCCGGCGGTAACTCGTTCCAGGTGCCGGCCAGCGTCGGCACCCTGGACGACGCCGAGCGGGAGGTCAACTCGGCCCTCGCCGCGGAGAACACCGGCGTCACGGTGGCGACCAGTCAGAAGGTCGGCGGCCCGGGCGGCGACTCCTACGAGCTGCGTACGCCGCAGCTCACCGCCGAGCAGGCCACCGCGGTCAAGGCCCAGATCGCCGAGGACCTCGGCATCAGCGCCGACCAGATCAGCGACAACCAGGTCAGTGAGGCCTGGGGTAGCCAGGTGACCGAGCGGGCCGTACTCGGTCTGGTCATCTTCATCGCGCTGGTGATGGTCTACCTGATCCTGCGCTTCGAGTGGCGCATGGCCGTCGCTGCGGTCGCCTCGCTGATCACGAACCTGATCCTCACCGCCGGCATCTACTCGCTGGTCGGCTTCGAGGTCACCCCGTCGACCATCATCGGCTTCCTCACCATCCTGGGCTTCGCGCTCTACGACGTGGTGGTGGTCTTCGACAAGGTCCAGGAGAACACCCGGGGCATCACCGCCAACAACAACCAGACGTACGGCGAGGCGTCCAACCTGGCCATCAACCAGAGCCTGATGCGGTCGTTGAACACCTCGGTGGTCGCCCTGCTGCCGGTCGGTGGTCTGCTCTTCATCGGTGCCGGCCTGCTCGGCGCCGGCACGCTGAAGGACCTCGGTCTGGTGCTGTTCGTCGGTATGGCGGTGGCGTTCCTGACCTCCATCCTGGTGGCCACCCCGCTGCTGGCGCTGCTGAAGAACTACGACCCGCGGATCCAGGCGCACAACAAGCGGGTCCTGACCCGGCGGGGCGCGGTCAGCCGAGGCGAGGTCCCCGGTAAGGGTGCCGCGAGCCCGGTGGCCCAGGCCGACGCGACGGACGAGCCGGTCGACCCGGACGCCGCCGCGTTGGCCGGTGCGGCCCCCAAGGTGGGCGCTCGGCCGGCGGGCAAGCGGCCCACCGGTGCCCGGGGCGGTCGCCCGGGTGGCGGCGGCAACCGGCCGGGTGGCGCCAAGCGGCGCTGA
- the ruvB gene encoding Holliday junction branch migration DNA helicase RuvB: MSETEGLVSAYVSDADRDAEATVRPRRLAEFIAQDRVRDQLDLLLQGAMRRGSPPDHILLSGPPGLGKTSLANIVAAELGAGIRVTSGPAIERSGDLAAILTSLAEGDVLFIDEIHRIARPAEELLYSAMEDFRVDVVVGKGPGATAIPLDVEPFTLVGATTRSGLLTGPMRDRFGFVAHLDFYAPADLETLLHRSARILGVPITPEGATEIAGRSRGTPRIANRLLRRVRDYAEVRADGVVDLDTARAALIVYDVDALGLDRLDRAVLTALVDSFRGGPVGLSTLAVAVGEQPDTVEEVCEPFLVRAGLLARTPRGRVATEAAWRHLGRTPPNGTFGADAPPVPDLFSLDVDQP; this comes from the coding sequence ATGAGCGAGACCGAGGGGCTCGTCTCGGCGTACGTCAGTGACGCCGACCGGGACGCGGAGGCCACCGTCCGGCCGAGGCGGTTGGCCGAGTTCATCGCCCAGGACCGGGTGCGCGACCAGCTCGACCTGTTGTTGCAGGGCGCCATGCGACGGGGGTCGCCACCGGATCACATCCTGCTGTCGGGTCCACCGGGTCTGGGTAAGACGAGTCTGGCCAACATCGTCGCCGCCGAGTTGGGCGCGGGCATCCGGGTGACCAGCGGCCCGGCGATCGAGCGTTCCGGTGATCTGGCGGCGATCCTGACCAGCCTCGCCGAGGGCGACGTGCTCTTCATCGACGAGATTCATCGGATCGCGCGCCCGGCCGAGGAGTTGCTGTACAGCGCGATGGAGGACTTCCGGGTCGACGTGGTGGTCGGCAAGGGTCCGGGGGCGACGGCGATCCCGTTGGACGTCGAGCCGTTCACCCTGGTCGGCGCGACGACCCGCTCGGGCCTGTTGACCGGGCCGATGCGGGACCGGTTCGGTTTCGTCGCGCACCTCGACTTCTACGCTCCGGCGGATCTGGAGACGTTGCTGCACCGTTCGGCGCGGATCCTGGGGGTGCCGATCACTCCGGAGGGTGCGACCGAGATCGCCGGTCGGTCGCGGGGCACGCCGCGGATCGCCAACCGGCTGCTGCGCCGGGTCCGTGACTACGCCGAGGTCCGGGCGGACGGGGTGGTCGATCTCGACACCGCCCGTGCGGCCCTGATCGTGTACGACGTGGACGCGCTGGGCCTGGACCGGCTGGACCGTGCGGTGTTGACCGCCCTGGTCGACTCGTTCCGGGGCGGTCCGGTCGGGTTGTCCACCCTCGCTGTGGCGGTGGGGGAGCAGCCGGACACGGTGGAGGAGGTCTGCGAGCCGTTCCTGGTGCGAGCCGGGCTGTTGGCCCGGACGCCTCGGGGTCGGGTGGCGACCGAGGCCGCCTGGCGGCATCTGGGCCGTACACCGCCGAATGGTACATTTGGTGCAGATGCTCCACCAGTGCCCGACTTGTTCTCGTTGGATGTCGATCAGCCGTGA
- the secD gene encoding protein translocase subunit SecD, with protein sequence MAPPQGQMRPGRQLAVLGFIFVVLYLLVFFAGASGSWKDRLEPKLGLDLIGGTRVTLEATNSVDGKPPTAENLEEAREIIESRVNAFGVAEAEVVTEGNRNIVISLPGENRNLDDVGEAAELRFRKVLKAASGSGVAEAPPAATPAPSGSAAPTGSATPSGAATPTPTGSASPKVTSSPSGGQGGMAPASPSATPTPSASATASPSASAPSASAEPVPASVEQQRKVVEQKVGAAAWQAANGLQAPADLTADPSLAEKLKPFGTLSPQEVAVLPAQMQFNVPTIGCAQLDQRPPASISDPKQQVVSCEDGASKYLLDQAKVEGTDVSDADAVLDQTNAWVVSLDFTGDGQGKWTSLTREAFNNEGQACDATALGQDGKCRVAVVLDNKIVSSPEIQGVLTGNSQITGTFTQKDASTLAGQLRYGALPVTFEQQEAQNVTATLGASHLRAGLLAAGIGMLLVIIYAFFYYRLLGSVIFLSLILSALLVFGALVVLGRQIGFTLTLAGIAGMIVSLGVAADSFVIYFERLKDEIREGRSPRSAVPRAWIRARRTIISANAITLLSAVVLYVVSVGTVKGFAFALGLATVLDLVVVFLFRHPIMTMFARTRAFLSPRVSGLGRALPARNQPTQPRNPRAKEA encoded by the coding sequence GTGGCACCACCTCAGGGACAGATGCGCCCCGGGCGGCAGCTCGCCGTGCTCGGGTTCATCTTCGTGGTCCTTTATCTTTTGGTGTTCTTCGCTGGCGCCAGCGGCAGCTGGAAGGACCGGCTCGAGCCCAAGCTCGGTCTGGACCTGATCGGCGGCACGCGGGTGACGCTGGAGGCGACCAACAGCGTCGACGGCAAGCCCCCGACGGCGGAGAACCTCGAAGAGGCCCGCGAGATCATCGAGAGCCGGGTCAACGCGTTCGGCGTGGCCGAGGCCGAGGTGGTCACCGAGGGCAACCGCAACATCGTCATCTCCCTGCCCGGCGAGAACCGGAACCTCGACGACGTGGGCGAGGCGGCCGAGCTGCGGTTCCGCAAGGTGCTCAAGGCCGCCTCCGGCAGCGGGGTGGCCGAGGCGCCGCCCGCCGCCACGCCGGCCCCGTCCGGTAGCGCCGCCCCGACCGGCAGTGCGACCCCGTCCGGCGCCGCGACCCCGACCCCGACGGGCAGCGCCTCGCCGAAGGTGACCTCGTCGCCCAGCGGCGGTCAGGGCGGAATGGCCCCGGCGTCGCCCAGCGCCACGCCGACCCCCTCCGCGTCCGCCACTGCCTCGCCGAGCGCCTCCGCACCCAGTGCCAGTGCCGAGCCGGTGCCGGCCAGCGTCGAGCAGCAGCGCAAGGTCGTCGAGCAGAAGGTCGGCGCCGCCGCGTGGCAGGCCGCCAACGGGCTGCAGGCCCCGGCCGATCTGACCGCGGACCCGTCGCTGGCCGAGAAGCTCAAGCCGTTCGGCACGCTGTCTCCGCAGGAGGTCGCGGTGCTGCCGGCGCAGATGCAGTTCAACGTGCCGACGATCGGCTGCGCGCAGCTCGACCAGCGCCCCCCGGCGTCGATCTCCGACCCGAAGCAGCAGGTGGTCTCCTGCGAGGACGGCGCGTCGAAGTACCTGCTCGACCAGGCCAAGGTCGAGGGCACCGACGTGTCCGACGCCGACGCGGTGCTCGACCAGACGAACGCCTGGGTGGTCAGCCTGGACTTCACCGGCGACGGCCAGGGCAAGTGGACCTCGCTGACCCGTGAGGCGTTCAACAACGAGGGCCAGGCCTGCGACGCGACAGCGCTGGGTCAGGACGGCAAGTGCCGGGTGGCCGTCGTGCTGGACAACAAGATCGTCTCCTCCCCGGAGATCCAGGGCGTGCTGACCGGCAACTCCCAGATCACCGGCACCTTCACCCAGAAGGACGCCAGCACCCTCGCCGGTCAGCTCCGCTACGGCGCGCTGCCGGTGACCTTCGAGCAGCAGGAGGCGCAGAACGTCACCGCGACGCTGGGTGCCAGCCACCTGCGCGCCGGTCTGCTCGCGGCCGGTATCGGCATGCTGCTGGTCATCATCTACGCGTTCTTCTACTACCGGCTGCTCGGCTCGGTGATCTTCCTGAGCCTCATCCTCTCGGCGCTGCTGGTCTTCGGCGCGCTGGTGGTGCTCGGTCGGCAGATCGGCTTCACGCTCACCCTCGCCGGCATCGCCGGAATGATCGTCTCGCTCGGTGTGGCGGCGGACTCGTTCGTCATCTACTTCGAACGACTGAAAGACGAGATCCGGGAGGGGCGCAGCCCGCGTAGCGCGGTGCCCCGTGCCTGGATCCGGGCCCGTCGGACGATCATCTCGGCCAACGCGATCACCCTGCTCTCCGCTGTGGTGCTCTACGTGGTCTCGGTCGGCACGGTCAAGGGCTTCGCGTTCGCGCTCGGCCTGGCCACCGTCCTGGACCTGGTCGTGGTCTTCCTCTTCCGGCACCCGATCATGACGATGTTCGCCCGGACCCGGGCGTTCCTGTCCCCGCGGGTCAGCGGTCTGGGCCGGGCACTTCCGGCCCGCAACCAGCCGACTCAGCCCCGCAACCCGCGCGCCAAGGAGGCCTGA
- a CDS encoding adenine phosphoribosyltransferase has translation MTETHSTAARGDSGPEAARLVASRVLDVPDFPKPGVMFKDLMPLFADGKVFREVIDGIVAYHGRDTFDVVVGIEARGFVVAAAIAYATGVGVVPVRKAGKLPRPAHSVSYELEYGEATLEVHEDAFTAGHRVLVVDDVLATGGTAEATLDLVERAGGTVTGFTVLLELGFLGGRERLAPRPVHALLTV, from the coding sequence GTGACGGAGACCCACAGCACCGCAGCGCGCGGGGACAGTGGCCCGGAGGCCGCCCGACTGGTCGCCAGTCGGGTGCTGGACGTGCCCGACTTTCCCAAGCCCGGCGTCATGTTCAAGGACCTGATGCCACTGTTCGCCGACGGCAAGGTCTTCCGTGAGGTGATCGACGGGATCGTCGCCTACCACGGGCGGGACACCTTCGACGTGGTGGTCGGCATCGAGGCGCGCGGGTTCGTCGTCGCGGCGGCCATCGCGTACGCGACCGGGGTGGGCGTGGTGCCGGTGCGCAAGGCCGGCAAGTTGCCCCGCCCGGCGCACTCGGTCTCCTACGAGCTGGAGTACGGCGAGGCCACCCTCGAAGTGCACGAGGACGCCTTCACCGCCGGGCACCGGGTGCTGGTGGTCGACGACGTGCTGGCCACCGGTGGCACCGCTGAGGCGACGCTGGACCTGGTCGAGCGGGCCGGCGGGACCGTCACCGGCTTCACGGTGCTGCTGGAGCTCGGCTTCCTGGGCGGGCGCGAGCGACTGGCACCGCGTCCCGTGCACGCCCTGTTGACCGTTTGA
- a CDS encoding RelA/SpoT family protein, translating into MSHDVVPPAEGTVHPTGDADGSVTDRTGDAPARVTGTGNGSGRAPGESAVRPTSGPPSAEASPGADGVVVPFPTDAGVDPSPSGGFGLSNAPTGRRVRARLARFNAPWQTSQVSEVLEPLIASHRDNHPKADARLLQRAFDTAARWHSGQYRKSGDPYITHPLAVATILGNLGMDTTTLVAALLHDTIEDTEYTLDQMRADFGGEVALLVDGVTKLDKVKLGDAAKAETIRKMVVAMAKDPRVLVIKLADRLHNMRTLTFLPRPKQEQKAKETLEILAPLAHRLGMNTIKWELEDLSFGTLFPKRYEEINRLIGEHQPQRESLLRQVTQKVGTDLKAAKIKAETTGRPKHLYSIYQKMIVRGRDFNDIYDLVGVRILVDTVRDCYAALGVIHANWQPVPGRFKDYIAMPKFNMYQSLHTTVIGPTGKPVEMQIRTYAMHRTAEFGIAAHWKYKEHKGTQIVGPPAHIDEMTWLRQLLDWQREAADPSEFLDALRFDLSSQEVYVFTPKGDVIPLPTGSTPVDFAYAVHTEVGHKCIGARVNGKLVPLESTLSNGDVIEIFTSKSETAGPTQDWLGFVKSPRARTKIRQYFNKERREEAIEAGKDAIVKAMRKQGMPLQRMLTSDALMSIARDLHLADVASLYAAVGDSQVSAQSVVQKLMAAYGGEEGAAEDIAETAVATRPPRSRQSSSDPGVVVRGVSDVWIKLARCCTPVPPDSVFGFVTRSGGVSVHRDDCANAEDLRAQSERVVEVSWKLTSASTFLVAIQVEALDRHKLLADVTRVLSDERVNILSATVTTTRDRVAVSRFSFEMADPKHLGHLLATVRKVDGVFDAYRVTSGA; encoded by the coding sequence GTGTCCCACGATGTCGTCCCTCCGGCGGAGGGCACGGTGCACCCGACAGGCGACGCTGACGGCTCGGTGACCGACCGGACAGGCGACGCGCCGGCCCGGGTGACGGGCACCGGCAACGGCTCCGGCAGGGCTCCCGGCGAGAGCGCGGTGCGTCCGACCAGCGGCCCGCCGAGCGCCGAGGCGTCCCCTGGCGCCGATGGTGTCGTGGTGCCGTTCCCGACCGACGCCGGCGTCGACCCGTCGCCCAGCGGTGGCTTCGGGCTGTCCAACGCGCCCACCGGCCGGCGGGTCCGGGCCCGGCTGGCCCGGTTCAACGCGCCCTGGCAGACCTCTCAGGTCAGCGAGGTGCTGGAGCCGCTGATCGCGAGCCACCGGGACAACCACCCCAAGGCGGACGCCCGGCTGCTCCAGCGCGCCTTCGACACGGCGGCGCGATGGCACTCCGGGCAGTACCGCAAGTCCGGTGACCCCTACATCACCCACCCGCTCGCGGTGGCGACGATCCTCGGCAACCTGGGGATGGACACCACCACGCTGGTCGCCGCGCTGCTGCACGACACCATCGAGGACACCGAGTACACCCTCGACCAGATGCGGGCCGACTTCGGTGGCGAGGTCGCCCTGCTGGTCGACGGCGTCACCAAGCTCGACAAGGTCAAGCTGGGCGACGCGGCCAAGGCCGAGACGATCCGCAAGATGGTCGTGGCCATGGCCAAGGACCCGCGGGTGCTGGTGATCAAGCTGGCCGACCGGCTGCACAACATGCGCACCCTGACCTTCCTGCCCCGCCCCAAGCAGGAGCAGAAGGCCAAGGAGACGCTGGAGATCCTGGCGCCGCTGGCGCACCGGCTCGGTATGAACACGATCAAGTGGGAGCTGGAGGATCTGTCCTTCGGCACGCTGTTCCCGAAGCGCTACGAGGAGATCAACCGGCTGATCGGGGAGCACCAGCCGCAGCGCGAGTCGCTGTTGCGGCAGGTCACCCAGAAAGTCGGCACCGACCTGAAGGCCGCCAAGATCAAGGCGGAGACCACCGGGCGGCCGAAGCACCTCTACTCGATCTACCAGAAGATGATCGTGCGGGGTCGCGACTTCAACGACATCTACGACCTGGTCGGTGTGCGCATCCTGGTCGACACGGTTCGCGACTGCTACGCGGCGCTGGGAGTCATCCACGCCAACTGGCAGCCGGTGCCGGGCCGGTTCAAGGACTACATCGCCATGCCCAAGTTCAACATGTACCAGTCGCTGCACACGACGGTCATCGGGCCCACCGGCAAGCCGGTGGAGATGCAGATCCGCACCTACGCGATGCACCGCACCGCGGAGTTCGGCATCGCCGCGCACTGGAAGTACAAGGAGCACAAGGGCACCCAGATCGTCGGCCCGCCCGCGCACATCGACGAGATGACCTGGCTGCGGCAGCTGCTCGACTGGCAGCGCGAGGCGGCCGACCCGAGCGAGTTCCTGGACGCGCTGCGCTTCGACCTGTCCAGCCAGGAGGTGTACGTCTTCACCCCGAAGGGTGACGTCATCCCGCTGCCGACCGGGTCGACGCCTGTCGACTTCGCCTACGCCGTGCACACCGAGGTGGGGCACAAGTGCATCGGGGCGCGGGTCAACGGCAAGTTGGTGCCGTTGGAGTCGACGCTGTCCAACGGCGACGTGATCGAGATCTTCACGTCGAAGTCCGAGACGGCCGGCCCGACACAGGACTGGCTGGGCTTCGTCAAGAGCCCGCGCGCCCGCACGAAGATCCGGCAGTACTTCAACAAGGAGCGCCGCGAGGAGGCGATCGAGGCCGGCAAGGACGCGATCGTCAAGGCCATGCGCAAGCAGGGAATGCCCCTGCAGCGGATGCTCACCTCCGACGCGCTCATGTCGATCGCCCGCGACCTGCACCTGGCCGACGTGGCCTCGCTCTACGCGGCGGTCGGCGACAGCCAGGTCTCCGCGCAGTCGGTGGTGCAGAAGCTGATGGCCGCGTACGGCGGCGAGGAGGGCGCGGCGGAGGACATCGCCGAGACCGCCGTCGCCACCCGGCCGCCGCGCAGTCGGCAGAGCAGCAGCGACCCGGGCGTGGTGGTCCGGGGCGTCAGCGACGTCTGGATCAAGCTGGCCCGCTGCTGCACCCCGGTCCCACCGGACTCGGTGTTCGGCTTCGTCACCCGCTCCGGCGGGGTGAGCGTGCACCGCGACGACTGTGCCAACGCCGAGGACCTGCGCGCGCAGAGCGAGCGGGTCGTCGAGGTGAGTTGGAAGCTCACCTCCGCCTCGACGTTCCTGGTCGCCATCCAGGTCGAGGCACTGGACCGGCACAAGCTGCTGGCCGACGTCACCCGGGTGCTCTCCGACGAGCGGGTCAACATCCTCTCCGCCACCGTCACCACCACCCGCGACCGGGTGGCGGTGAGCCGGTTCAGCTTCGAGATGGCCGACCCGAAGCACCTGGGCCACCTGCTGGCCACGGTCCGCAAGGTCGACGGCGTCTTCGACGCCTACCGGGTCACCTCCGGGGCCTGA